A region from the Brassica napus cultivar Da-Ae chromosome C8, Da-Ae, whole genome shotgun sequence genome encodes:
- the LOC106362099 gene encoding probable fucosyltransferase 8: MYHILKIFGYVFRSLGLRMKILITFIFSSLLIGSVILLSFSNNFDDQLLDGTLNGSSESEPHHDKLIGGLLRAGFDEGSCVSRYTKSLLYRKPSPYKPSPYLVSKLRSYEMLHKRCGPGTEAYKRATEQLDANQERSSDKECRYVVWVATEYGLGNRIISMVSSFLYALLTERIILVDQRKDINDLFCEPFPDTSWLLPLDFPLMGQIDSYYKDYSRCYGTMLKNHAINSTTTPPSHLYLHLLHDYRDEDKMFYCEANQAFIKNVPWLVVKSNLYFAPSLWLIPSFQTKLLKMFPQKDTVFHHLSRYLLHPTNQVWDIVTSTYNANLSKADEVLGLQIRVFSTPSGYFQHVMDQIVSCTQREKLLPELATNGSSHSQVMNTTRSKKLKAVLVASLHPEYSDELSKMFLERPSSTGEMIQVYQPSGERVQQTDEKLHDQKALADIYLLSLSDNIVTTERSTFGYVAHGLGGLKPWILYEPKNRKVPDPPCVRALSMEPCFIRAPLHGCQAKKIKTTPFIKHCENWNLGIKLVDAPDKFWWW; the protein is encoded by the exons GTCTTTGGGTTTGAGAATGAAGATTCTGATAACATTCATCTTTAGTAGCTTACTCATTGGTTCTGTAATCTTACTATCATTCTCAAACAACTTCGACGACCAACTTCTTGATGGTACACTCAAcg GTTCAAGTGAATCCGAACCACACCATGATAAATTGATAGGAGGGCTGCTAAGAGCTGGTTTCGATGAAGGTTCTTGCGTAAGTAGGTATACTAAGTCATTGTTGTATCGCAAGCCTTCACCATACAAGCCTTCTCCATATCTTGTCTCTAAGCTTAGAAGCTACGAGATGCTCCACAAGCGTTGCGGTCCAGGCACAGAAGCCTACAAGAGAGCAACAGAGCAGCTTGATGCGAATCAAGAAAGAAGCTCTGATAAAGAATGCCGATATGTAGTGTGGGTGGCCACCGAGTATGGGCTGGGAAACAGAATAATATCTATGGTCTCTTCGTTCCTCTACGCTCTCCTGACAGAGAGAATCATTCTTGTTGATCAAAGAAAAGATATAAATGATCTCTTCTGTGAGCCTTTTCCGGATACTTCATGGTTGCTTCCTCTAGACTTTCCGTTAATGGGTCAGATAGATAGCTACTACAAGGACTACTCTCGTTGTTACGGTACAATGCTGAAGAATCATGCCATTAACTCTACTACAACACCACCGTCCCATCTttatctccatcttcttcatgaTTACAGGGACGAGGATAAGATGTTCTACTGCGAAGCAAACCAAGCTTTCATCAAGAATGTCCCGTGGCTGGTCGTGAAATCTAACCTCTACTTCGCTCCATCTCTATGGTTGATACCTAGCTTTCAGACAAAACTCCTCAAGATGTTCCCGCAGAAAGATACTGTCTTCCATCACTTGAGTCGGTATCTTTTACACCCGACAAACCAAGTGTGGGACATAGTCACAAGTACCTACAATGCTAACTTATCAAAAGCTGACGAGGTGCTAGGGCTTCAAATAAGAGTGTTCAGCACGCCATCTGGTTATTTCCAGCACGTGATGGATCAAATCGTGTCATGCACACAAAGAGAGAAGCTCTTGCCTGAACTAGCTACAAATGGATCATCACATTCACAAGTCATGAACACAACAAGAAGCAAGAAACTTAAAGCTGTTCTTGTCGCATCTCTACATCCAGAGTACTCTGATGAGCTAAGTAAAATGTTTTTAGAACGACCTAGCTCAACAGGAGAGATGATCCAAGTGTATCAGCCAAGTGGAGAAAGGGTTCAACAAACAGACGAGAAGCTTCACGACCAAAAGGCTCTCGCGGATATCTATCTATTGAGTTTATCTGATAACATAGTCACAACCGAGAGGTCTACGTTTGGATACGTAGCTCATGGTCTTGGAGGATTAAAGCCATGGATACTCTACGAGCCAAAGAACCGAAAAGTTCCTGACCCACCGTGTGTTAGGGCCCTGTCGATGGAGCCTTGTTTTATTAGAGCTCCTCTCCATGGTTGTCAAGCCAAGAAAATCAAAACCACACCTTTTATAAAGCATTGTGAGAATTGGAACCTAGGGATTAAGCTAGTTGATGCCCCAGATAAATTTTGGTGGTGGTAA
- the LOC106362101 gene encoding 2-oxoglutarate-dependent dioxygenase DAO has protein sequence MAKTNGVIPTIDLGEVSDKILNQQIREASERWGCFRVINHGVPLCLMSDMKKTVMDLFERPYEVKVRNTDVLLGSGYRAPNEINPYYEALGLYDMASSQAVNTFCDQLEASADQREIMVKYAKAIDGLAKDLARRLAESYGLAETNFFKGWPSQFRINKYHFQPETVGKLGVQLHTDSGFLTILQDDENVGGLEAMDHSSGTFFPISPLPNTLAINLGDMAAIWSNGRLCNVKHRVQCNEATKRFSIASFLLGPMDTDLEPPSEFVDAEHPRLYKPISHDGVRNIRMTTKLHDGEALKLITYDE, from the exons ATGGCGAAAACCAATGGAGTCATCCCGACGATAGACTTGGGGGAGGTTTCAGACAAGATTCTGAACCAGCAAATCCGTGAAGCCAGCGAGAGATGGGGATGCTTCAGGGTGATTAACCACGGAGTTCCGTTGTGTTTGATGTCTGACATGAAGAAAACCGTTATGGATCTCTTCGAACGTCCTTACGAGGTGAAAGTGCGTAACACCGATGTGTTACTAGGGAGTGGTTACAGGGCTCCTAATGAAATCAATCCTTATTACGAAGCGTTGGGTCTCTACGACATGGCCTCTTCTCAAGCTGTTAACACCTTTTGTGACCAGCTCGAGGCTTCTGCTGATCAAAG GGAGATTATGGTGAAGTATGCAAAAGCTATTGATGGACTTGCTAAAGATTTAGCGAGGAGGTTAGCAGAGAGCTACGGCCTGGCCGAGACCAACTTCTTCAAAGGATGGCCTAGCCAGTTCCGGATCAAcaaatatcatttccaacccgAAACGGTAGGGAAACTCGGTGTCCAGCTACACACTGATTCAGGCTTCTTGACGATTCTTCAAGACGACGAAAACGTCGGTGGACTTGAAGCAATGGACCATTCTTCGGGAACGTTCTTTCCCATAAGCCCGTTGCCAAACACGCTTGCTATCAACCTCGGGGACATGGCTGCAATATGGAGCAATGGGAGGTTGTGCAACGTGAAGCATAGAGTGCAATGCAACGAAGCGACAAAGAGGTTTTCTATCGCTTCTTTTTTGTTAGGACCGATGGATACGGATTTGGAGCCGCCTAGTGAGTTTGTGGACGCTGAACATCCGCGGCTGTACAAGCCTATTAGTCATGACGGGGTAAGGAATATTAGAATGACTACGAAGTTGCATGATGGAGAGGCTCTCAAGCTTATAACCTATGATGAATGA